The proteins below come from a single Miscanthus floridulus cultivar M001 chromosome 1, ASM1932011v1, whole genome shotgun sequence genomic window:
- the LOC136506577 gene encoding protoheme IX farnesyltransferase, mitochondrial-like: MWRGGATAASAVRALRSRLLVDPIHHPVTSLAPIASARTSSSSSAPSTAVANTIVEEAAAAAAVSVSQHTGSISDALRHYGKCYWELSKARLSALVVATSGAGYVLGSGNIVDIAGLCSTCAGTMMVAASANTLNQVFEIKNDAQMKRTMRRPLPSGRISPAHAAMWATSVGVAGTALLAWKANGLAAGLAASNLVLYAFVYTPLKQIHPVNTWVGAVVGAIPPLLGWTAASTELSLNAMILPAALYYWQIPHFMALAYLCRSDYLAGGYRMFSFADPTGERTAWVSLRNCLYMLPLGLFAYNWGLTSEWFGLEASLLTLGLTIGALSFVLEPSPKTARRMFYGSLLYLPAFMAGLLLHRLPIEQKAHNLAEKSELDGVLYGADLQDKERARQKRQDRKPSRVQSRPPVAYASVAPFPFLPVPIYES, from the exons ATGTGGAGGGgcggcgccaccgccgcctccgccgtgaGGGCTCTCCGCTCGCGCCTCCTCGTCGACCCCATCCACCACCCGGTCACGTCGCTCGCTCCTATTGCTTCGGCgcgtacctcctcctcctcttccgctCCGTCCACTGCCGTGGCGAACACCATCGTGgaagaagcggcggcggcggcggctgtatcCGTTTCGCAGCATACCGGATCCATCTCCGACGCGCTGCGGCACTATGGGAAGTGCTACTGGGAGCTCTCGAAAGCCCGCCTCAG TGCTCTTGTTGTGGCAACTTCGGGGGCTGGCTATGTGCTCGGTAGTGGCAACATCGTGGACATTGCCGGACTTTGTTCCACATGTGCTGGTACAATGATGGTTGCAGCATCTGCAAATACCCTCAACCAG GTGTTCGAGATAAAAAATGATGCTCAAATGAAAAGGACAATGCGACGTCCCCTGCCATCTGGTCGCATTAGTCCTGCACATGCTGCCATGTGGGCTACAAGTGTTGGAGTTGCAGGAACAGCTTTGCTGGCCTGGAAG GCCAATGGCTTGGCAGCTGGGCTTGCAGCTTCTAATCTTGTTCTGTACGCATTTGTGTATACGCCGTTGAAGCAAATACACCCTGTTAATACATGGGTTGGGGCAGTCGTTGGTGCCATTCCACCACTTCTGGG TTggacagcagcttcaactgaacTGTCACTAAATGCGATGATACTACCTGCTGCATTGTACTATTGGCAAATACCTCATTTTATGGCTCTCGCGTACTTATGTCGAAGTGATTATCTTGCTGGAGG GTATCGAATGTTTTCTTTTGCTGACCCTACTGGTGAAAGAACTGCATGGGTGTCACTAAGAAATTGTCTGTACATGCTACCTTTGGGGTTATTTGCATACAACT GGGGGCTCACATCTGAGTGGTTCGGTCTTGAAGCTTCACTCCTAACATTAGGCCTTACCATTGGAGCTCTATCATTTGTGCTGGAACCAAGTCCGAAGACTGCCAGGAGAATGTTCTATGGTAGCCTGCTGTATCTCCCTGCCTTCATGGCTGGACTTCTGTTACATCGGCTACCTATTGAACAAAAGGCGCACAACCTGGCTGAGAAAAGTGAGCTGGACGGAGTTCTGTACGGGGCTGATCTGCAGGACAAAGAAAGAGCGCGACAGAAACGCCAAGACAGGAAACCTTCTCGTGTGCAATCACGCCCTCCAGTTGCCTATGCTTCTGTGGCTCCATTCCCTTTCCTACCGGTACCCATATATGAGTCTTGA